ttcttcaacttatgggcattgaacaaggtttaagctccgcccaccatccgcaaaccgaaggacagtccgaaaaaactaatcaattattagaacaatttctccactgctacatcaatttccaacaggacaattgtattgatttattgcccctagcagaattttcctacaacagcGTACATACTTCTACCGGAGAAAcacctttcaaagtagtttatggctatgactttaaaccatttccttttgaagctcttccccctcccacagcCTCTAAAGATGTTttggaatggtggggggaggcggcacagcaatggactcttattcaaaagcATCTTgacaaagctaagcaggattataagaaatacgcagatcgccatcgtgtggctgaatgggaattgcatcctggAGATCTTGTCTATTTATCCACAAAGAATTTAAAAGTTGCACAGACAAGCCATAAACTAGCGTTAaaatttttaggacctttccctgttcgtaaagtaatcaacaaagtgactgtagcatttgatttaccaaagaatctccgTCACGTGCATCCTACTTTTCACGTCAGCTTGTTGAAAACGgtccccccagcaaatcaatggcacacctgCACTCCTCCCATACCtaccttaattgatgatcaactccattacgaagtacaacaaattttggactctaaaattaaacgCAATAagttattttacctcatcagatggaaggactttgactctgggtatgatgagtgggtggagtctattcatgttcatgctcctaaattGTTAAGATCATTTCACACTCTATACtctctcaaacctgggggaggggcattttagagggggcagaatgtcatgttctgaATATGttttaaaccaaagagactccattttaatcctgtcagtgttttaagtgcttcttttgcaggtggcaagcagttcagtagaagatatcttagagaagaagaatgttatgactacaacctttccagtcttgggaagctttccattttctcagcctcgggccgtttgttttgagaactgtgggggaggatggggcctgcaggggtttgctattctgtaccttaacctttgtctgtcattcgtaacaatacttgtatcagccaagatctttgtgtcttggatagtggactataatggttgtttatattcagtaaatcttttgaaatcaatggattcttgTTTCATTGCAAGAGGTaatctggattgcaacttttagcaagccactgtctgacagagAGATAGGTATGGGAGAATGATAAAGTGATAGCCATACCACACAATGTGTGTTCTTTCTTAGCTGATCAGGGAAATAGGCGTTTCTCGTTTAATAGATTTACGCACAAAAGGCATTCTTGACATTCGCAACAAATTAAGTTAGTACAAATGGACTCTAATAGTCTAGCTTTTTGCATGCTGCCTCAGCATAAACCCCATCAGTATCGGAAAACTGAATTGTTGTTCACTGCCAATTCTGCAAAATAATTCTTTGGTCATCTTTCCATATTGAATagggaaaaaaaatccttccagtCCATACTGAATTCCCACACAAGTCAGAATTTACACCACAAATGAATTCTTTCTGAAAATGCAAGCAGTTGGAAGCCCAGGTAGAACTTACTGTGATCCGTTTGCATGGCAAAGTCCTTAGTTTCTGCTGGACATGGATAAAGCAGCAGGGAAGAGCCACAGTAGCAACTGCAGGCAGTGGAGAAAAGCCTTGCCTCTTTCCAGATACTGTCCCTCCCTTCTAAGGTTATCCAAACGAATCAACAAAGCAAAGCAGATTATGAACAGAACTGTATGTATTCTGTGCTTTCGGGAACAATAAGAAttctgtgtcagactgtggcttattaaaagttgcaatccagactatctcttgcaattagacatgagtccattggtttcaaaagattttactgaatataaacaaccattatagtccactggccaagatgcaatatcctggctggtacacgtatattgttacgaatgaaggtaaaggttaaggtacagagtagcatagcccatcaaatcccatcctccccccacagttctcaaaacaaacggcttgaagctgagagagtgaaactttcccaaggctggaaagactgtagtcaaaacaaaGTCCTTCctcctgatgaggtaaaacaacttattatgtttgattttagagtccaaaatttgttgtacttcataatgaaCTTGATCATCAATCAGAGTTGgtctgggaggagcacgggtatgccactgatttgctggagggacccttttcaacaagctgatgtggaaagtcggaTGGACGTGATGGAGGTTCTTCGGCAAAtcgagtgctacagtcactttattgatgatTTTTCGAACTGGAAATGGTCCCAAATATTTTAGCGCCAACTAACGGCTGGTTTGGgcgactttcaaattttttgtagataaatacacaaggtctcctggatgcaattcccagtcagccgcacgatggcgatcagcgtattttttatagTCTTGCTTAGCTTTGGTAAGATGttgttgaataagagtccattgctgagctgcctccccccaccattctgaaacatcattggaggctgttgcgggggggaagagcttcaaaaggaaacggtttaaaatggtagccataaactactttgaaaggggtttctcctgtagacgcatgtacactattgttgtaagaaaattctgctaagggcaataaatcaatccaattgtcttgttggaagttaatgtaacaacggagaaactgttctaataattgattagttttttcggactgtccgtcggtttgcggatgatgtgcggaacttaaaccttgctcaattcccattagttgcataagctcccgccagaagttggcaacgaactgtccgccgcggtcggatattacctttgatggaaaagaatggagttttacaatgtatttcagaaaaatatccgccaatctTTTTGCTGAGGGCATAGTagtgcaaggaatgaagtgggcttgcttggaaaacagatccaccactactaaaatacaggtgtggttttttgaggggggaagatctgtgatgaaatccatagaaataacttcccacggtctacttggagtttcaaggggctgcaaaagtccaggaggtttaCCCTTTcgtgttttggcgctgaggcaaatgggacacgaagctacatattgtgaaatgtctttgcgcatgcccggccaccaaaattgtctctggaccagatgaagtgtttttaaatatttgtaatgGCCGGCTGtcggggcatcatgacagcgttgcagcacttcttttcttagactctttggtacataaaatcgattaccccaaagccattccccttgttcggattgaaataatttctctttgggcatactgtccccctccttttcgctttcgcttttcagtttttgtctccacccattgTCTGTCTGAGAAGGTTGTGCTGCGCGACTGCGCGTAGTAACCACACACCCCAGTtgggtaggcgaaaatactgtgtctattgtctcctcccgcttgcttttgtgttggggcatgtgcgaaagggcatcctccaggaagttagttttgccaggcaagaattggagagtgaaattgaattttgaaaagtattccgcccatcttagctgtttggcgttgagtctccaaggactgcgtaacgcttccaaatttttgtgatctgtccaaacctttctttctcagtgacactgagagatttctgccttttggtgctacacctctgaagatgccaagccacagctgctggcgaaacgtcaggaactacaatgccaagactgcggctatacagcccggaaaacccacaacaaccatcgttctccggccgtgaaagccttcgacaatacaaggttgATAAACATTACAAGCCCCTTTTGttataaataacaatattttattcCAGGTATTATTCATTCTACAGAAAAGTCTGGATATCATTTCAGATGCAAGTTTCTTTTATTTCTGATTGCAGCATGGTTCTTTGGGACAGCAAGGAATCGCTTCTTCTTGAGGAATTGTGGGTTACCAAGATTATTGTCCCACAGATATTCTGGGGAAAGTATTTTGGTTGGTTTATGGTACACAAAATACTTGTTTAAGTGGCTCTCTTCCTGCCAGACAGCCTCCACATTTTTGTTTTTGTCGGCCATGATGGCTTCGTGGCACTTCTTCGTGAGCTTGTAAACTTCCGCCACTGTTCCTCCAAAGAAACCTCCAGCATAGTAAAAATCTCCCTCATCTCGGGGAATGTAAGCTTCAGAAATGAGACGTCGTTCATAGGTGAATGCTTGGCGCTCAGCAGCATAGAAACCTGGGTGAATCGTGCCAAAGACCTCACTCAAAATCTCTACTCCCACAGAGTCACTAAACCGCATGTCTACATCGACACACACCAGAAAGCCAACTTCATGGATGAAGCGCTGTTGAGAGTAGTGACTGATCATCTCCATCCGGCGCATGGAGATTTCCTGCCACCTGGGgtaattttggactctaagaggGACTATCTCCCTTCCTTCTTTGACAGTTATGTTAGGAATAGCTTCAGGCCTATCGGTGAAGATATAATACTTCACTCTATGCCCAACCATGAAATAAGTCTCTGCGGTTTCTAGAAACCTCTGAAGGAAGACGACATACCTAGAAGAAACAAAAGAACTTTCCCATTAGTTAATGGAatatgaacacaacaagaaaCTGCCCAGTCTCAAGACAGAATTTTGAGTCATGTATGAAATGcaattcatacatatttgttgAGAGGAGAAACATTATCACAGTAAGCTTTATAACTTATAAAATACTTATATTGATTGTGGGGAAGGGGTTCATTGTGTGTTATTCCTTATTGTAAAGTTGAAAGAATGCTTGAATTCAACCATTTGGAATTCATTCACTTATAATTTTCCTATCACATTCCAAGGTACAAGACAATAAAGAGAAAATTAAGATATAATGTACAAAGTAAGATTTAAAAGACCATAACAAGGTGTCAGCTATAACTGATGAAGGCAACGGGGGATAATAATGTAGTCCTTCTATTTTACTGCTGCTACTACTCGAATGGCTGCacttttacagtgcagtcctaaaaagatttacacccttctgtccattgatgtcaatgggcttacaaGGGTTTACAATGGGtgctgcttagaactgcactgtaaaaTCCGTAAAACCAGCAACCACGCCCTTTTAGGGTCTCTCCACAGTGTTGGCTGAAGGCATCCGGGGACAGGTTCTAAAGTGCTGTTGGTGCCAGGAACTGCTTGCAGAACTTCAGGCCACATCAATGCATGTCAAGGAGGCAGGGGCAGCTCTCAGCACCAAAATGGAGGCTTCGTGACCAAAATGGAGACAGCGAGGTAATGCGGGTCAGTGCCTGGGTAGAAGACCTCCTTGGAATCCCATGTATGCCAGCTTGTGTTtcacaggagaaaggcaggataataaGAAAGCACCAGAGACAGAGGAGGCTGTCTACtgtgtctctgcatgagtcaccGCTTTGTCCTGCCAACCTTCCAATCACCCTTAAAGCAGGTCTGTGCAGCAGACCATTCATCAGCACCCCCAGTTCCCCAACAACAAGATAGGTTAGCAGAAAAGAGACCAATCAAACCTCAAACACACTCAACCCATTGCCTGCTTTCCACTCCAGTCAAGCCATGCTCACTTTTTGATAGCAAATATCGTCAGTCCAATGGACGTGTTCCTTTGTCTGAACTGCTCATTCAGGATTTCCAAGTTGAAGGTTCTTTCCCAAATGATTGGTGCATACCAAGGAGTCATTGTAAGGACGTCATTTCTCCTGTGGAGAAAGAGGACTTCTTCAGAATAACATTACAGAGCTGCACAGACAAGAGGACAATTTTTTGAAAACTCCACAATTTTCAATGCTTCCCCAGTGGGGCTGGgcagaatcatagaaccatagagttggaaagaGCCATACAGACAATCTAGTctgaccccctgcccaatgcaggatcagcctaaagcatctctgacaagtatttatccagcctcttcttgaaaactgccagtgagggggagctcacctaggcagctgattccacttttgaactactctgaccgcgGAAAAGtccttcctaatatccagccggtaccttcgtgcatataatttaagcccattgtttcgggtcctaccctctgctgccaactggaacagttccctgccctcctccaaatgacagcctttcaaatacttaaagagagcaatcatgtcccccctcaatctcctccaaactaaacattcccaaggccctcagcctttcctcgtagggctcagtctccagacccctgatcattctcgtcgctctcctctgcaccctctcgattttgtccacatcgtttttgaagtgaggcctccagaactgcacacaatactccaggtgcggcctgaccaaggcagtatagagaggggctatgacctcctgcgatttcgacgctattgcccctttgatacaacccaggattgaattggccttttttgccactgcatcacactgactgctcatattcagtttacagtccactcttaccccaagatctctttcacatatactactgcccagaagtgtatccccgatccagtatttgtgcttcccatttttgtggcccagatgtaatactgggcACTTGTCaaattgaattgcatcctattcacagctgcccacttctccagagtattcaggtcttgttgaattttaattctatcttcttgggtgtttgctactcctcccaaattggtatcatcagcaaattgaatgagcagcccttccaccccttcatccagatcattgataaaaatattgaaaagtaccgggcccaaaactgagccctgcagcaccccactggacacctccctccaatctgatgaaacaccattgaccaccactcttggcgtgcggtcctccaaccagttccctatccaccgaactgtcctatagtccagtccacagtcttccagtttgcccatcagaatgtcatgggggaccttatcaaaatccATAAGGAGTCTGGGACAGCCATCCTTGCAAATGCTGAAGAGTTGTGAGTCTTACTTACGGTGGCTTAAAGATGTGTGGTTTTGTGTAAACCattctgaaagagagagagagagagagagagaagttgggTCTTAGGAATAATTTTCCACAGAGCGAAAAGTTTCCgaatcatcatagaatcatagagctggaaggggccttttACAGATGAggtgtccaaccccctgcccaatgcaggaacagcctaaagcatccccaacaagtattcatccagccacccCTTGAAGACTGCATGTCTTTCTGCTAGATTTTCTGCATGtagcttccttctctctctgtcaGAGAAAATGCTGGGAGCACTGGAAAGAGCAAGAGGGCAGTTCCTGGGGCCGGAGCTATTAAGGGACACCCCCCTCCAATGCAAGTGCTGCTGTCTGGCTTGTCAtagcccagcctgggctcagtgagagcgaggactcctcctcaggaggagaggggctttgtgtagccagccctgactcagcagaggctggtaatcaggagccacagctgctggctaatcggagcctacagccagcagctgaagcagagccatcagtactctccagccccagcaccacaggggaagtgcagccagggacttacacaggggaagctcagtcagggactgccagcaccacaggggaagcccagccagaggcttccacccccccaggttcacccacacccagagaacgccgcagacagcgccagagactggagctgcaggagagacggcgcagtgctcgtctcctgagccaacgccagctgctggagagtgatgatgagtagcttcaggatggagccccagcagctggctgaaaaccatgcctggctataaaagccaatcaggagcaacagccaggcgtggaagcaatgtctctactgcctgcaaccactctgtgcaccttgcctgtgcctactgttggacctgacactaccggtaactgaccttggactgtgcctgaccttgctcttggactctggactcaactctggcattagcttgtgctctgaccactgctttgacttggcttttggctcctgaaactccctctggacttggtatcaaggtttggacctgtaccaccctgcttgggctggcccagcccgtgacatgGCTCTTTATTCAAGGACTAGCCAGGTTTGAGGCACTTAGTACAGTGCTTCACCATGTTCTTCACTCTTGACTAGGAAGGCCAAATCCTGCTTACCAGTATCCTTTTTAAAACAGGCATTAAGAGAACTATCACAGGAAAGGGGTCCTGGGGGATCTGGTTCC
Above is a genomic segment from Eublepharis macularius isolate TG4126 chromosome 14, MPM_Emac_v1.0, whole genome shotgun sequence containing:
- the LOC129342153 gene encoding histo-blood group ABO system transferase-like isoform X2 — encoded protein: MDYGRKRIRELSSKYRIPLIFGLCLLPSLMLGYLWQASKGSWLNSKISLLCETQRYKTDLLDGLPEIELPRMVYTKPHIFKPPRNDVLTMTPWYAPIIWERTFNLEILNEQFRQRNTSIGLTIFAIKKYVVFLQRFLETAETYFMVGHRVKYYIFTDRPEAIPNITVKEGREIVPLRVQNYPRWQEISMRRMEMISHYSQQRFIHEVGFLVCVDVDMRFSDSVGVEILSEVFGTIHPGFYAAERQAFTYERRLISEAYIPRDEGDFYYAGGFFGGTVAEVYKLTKKCHEAIMADKNKNVEAVWQEESHLNKYFVYHKPTKILSPEYLWDNNLGNPQFLKKKRFLAVPKNHAAIRNKRNLHLK
- the LOC129342153 gene encoding histo-blood group ABO system transferase-like isoform X1, which gives rise to MDYGRKRIRELSSKYRIPLIFGLCLLPSLMLGYLWQASKGSWLNSKISLLCETQSFSFHRYKTDLLDGLPEIELPRMVYTKPHIFKPPRNDVLTMTPWYAPIIWERTFNLEILNEQFRQRNTSIGLTIFAIKKYVVFLQRFLETAETYFMVGHRVKYYIFTDRPEAIPNITVKEGREIVPLRVQNYPRWQEISMRRMEMISHYSQQRFIHEVGFLVCVDVDMRFSDSVGVEILSEVFGTIHPGFYAAERQAFTYERRLISEAYIPRDEGDFYYAGGFFGGTVAEVYKLTKKCHEAIMADKNKNVEAVWQEESHLNKYFVYHKPTKILSPEYLWDNNLGNPQFLKKKRFLAVPKNHAAIRNKRNLHLK